Below is a window of Phoenix dactylifera cultivar Barhee BC4 unplaced genomic scaffold, palm_55x_up_171113_PBpolish2nd_filt_p 001472F, whole genome shotgun sequence DNA.
TGTGGACCCAATAAACAGAAAAGATcatgaaaattcaaaagataaatagaagaaaaaaatatgagaCTTCAAGGTGCAGACATCCAACAACCAACACAAGTCATTGGATCGGCCTCTCAGAACCAATCTATCCTGCACATCTGACTAAGCTTCTCCTGCACTGAAGACGACATCCAGCCCCTTAGTGCCCCATCCAACCCCACATACCTCAAAGACCGACAGGCCAACACTGTATGCTCAACATCATCAGCAGAGACATTACAACAAGAAACTAACACAAGGATCTCCAACGATCCGTGGCCTGAGAATGATCGGATCCCCTCACCAGTGATCAGTTCGCAACCTGCCACATTCATCTTCACCAGATTCCTGCAGTTCCGAGCCACAGCAAAGAGTGTCACATCTGATAGATTGATGATGTATGACAAATCCAATCTCGCGAGACTATGAACCGCAGCAAGGGCAACACCACCTATGTCAGTAATTGCTGAGCCACACTCTGCCAGATTCAATTCCTGCAAACCAGACATCTCCGACAACATACAGACACCAGTATCTGTAATCTGATGGCATTCAGAGAGATCCAGTTTCCTTAGAGTTCTCGACGACGATCCCATGGCCAAATAACACAAGCCCAAATCTGTCACCAAGGTGCATCCTTGGAGGCACAAAACTGTCAACGAGCTCAGCATGCTAATCGCGCTGAGCGCCATATTGGTGATGCTATCACACCATGACAGATCAAGAACTGATAAATTCCTGGCATTCCTTGCTAGGGCAATCACACCGACATCTGCGATTCCTTTTCTCCTTCTTAGGGTGACATTCATCAGCTGCCGGCACCCGGCAGCAACGGCACGCAACCCATTATCACTGACATCATCCAATTCCGATTCCTCGAATTCTCGAGACGCCATGAGGTTTAGATGGACATTCAGGTTGAGCGTTCGGAGATTGGGGCACGTTGTCGCCACGGTCTCAAGGCTGAAATCAGGAATTCTCTTGCCGGTCTCGAGGGTTACTAGATTCGGGAACCTTGGGAGGAAAGAAGGCATGAATGCAGGTTCGAGGACTCGAAGAGAAGCGCGGGTGAGGCCCTCCACTCTCGCCCACTGCCTCGAGACCTCCGAGcaagattggcggtctcttctatCGGTGACCCTCTTCAGCACGAACCCTAGCAAGTCGTCCCCGAATCTCTCCATCAATAAAACCTAATTCTCGAAACCCTAGGATAATGGAACAGTGGCGAAAGATCGAAACTTTAGATCCCTAGATGAGATCTTTCCAAACTTGcgcaaatcaagaagaagaagaagaagaagaaaaagaggaagaattttTACGTGTTGGAATCGGCACCTCAATCTGATCTAGGGTTGAAGAATTCATAGGGAGAGCGAGAGCCAAGCCGTTGGCTTCGGGATCTTTCAGACCCCGAGATGGTAATGAGCGAAAGCCCTAGCTCGGTTTCGGGACAATTTCTAGATGGGTTGCACCTGGGTCGGTTCATAAAGCATCCACCGGCCTCCCCAACTGGAACCGGGCTCAAGGGGACCTGGGCCACCCAAATTGCGAGGCCCATCTGTTCGTACAAAGTACCGAGCCATTTACCCCACCTTTTATCTATTTTCCTTTCTTGTTCCAGAGTAGGAAAATGAAGTTGTCCAACACTTCAACTCGACATGAGATATTTCTACGCCAATAAAACACTTGTTGAAATTATTCTAATTCGCATTTTGGAACCTTTGCATGAGAAAGAATTCCTAGGGTGGGAGCCAATGCTTTGATTTGTGAAAAATATATAGCATTATTAATTTGTTATTACATCACAACCCCTAGATCGTTTAATCAATTCAATGCGCattgttttttctttgttttttttttttaaaaaaagtctaGGTGCTACATCATAGGCTTGTTTGTAGAAGAACGAAATGAACACAAGTAAGGTTACCTCATATTAATTCACAGAAGTTAGTAGCATAACTTTCTACCCAGGAAAAACCACTTCCGTAACCTTGGTTGCCCTGTTGAAAAGAGGAATTATAGATCAGAACTTTTGATAGCTAACTCAGATTCTTCTTCCATCACCCTAGTTTGCACTAAAAAGGAGTGAAGGATCATTATTACATAAACTTGGCTCACAGCATCCATCCCTTAGCTCATGTAAAGCAAATAGCAGATGCACAACGGGATGGAATTTCTCCAAAATGAGACCTCAGCTAGGCTCAGATTAGCTagtttcattaaaagaaaagacatAACAGCAAAATGAAATGCAGCTGCGATTTTATTAAATCCATCAGAGTTTGGGGAACCTGTGGCATTGAGAACATCACAACTGATTATGATACCAAGCAGTTCAACTATATAAGAATGTATTGTCCTATATTGAAATCCATTGAGCAGCCCTCTTTATCATTTCACTAAAATGGGTTTCAAGCCTCTTAACCAACAGTTCCCTCAATTTTTTTATGCGATGATGCACAGACCAGCAGGCTCTAGATTTTCCAAGATCAACTACATATTTGATTTGCACTAGAAACAACATGCTA
It encodes the following:
- the LOC103708513 gene encoding F-box/LRR-repeat protein 2-like, whose protein sequence is MERFGDDLLGFVLKRVTDRRDRQSCSEVSRQWARVEGLTRASLRVLEPAFMPSFLPRFPNLVTLETGKRIPDFSLETVATTCPNLRTLNLNVHLNLMASREFEESELDDVSDNGLRAVAAGCRQLMNVTLRRRKGIADVGVIALARNARNLSVLDLSWCDSITNMALSAISMLSSLTVLCLQGCTLVTDLGLCYLAMGSSSRTLRKLDLSECHQITDTGVCMLSEMSGLQELNLAECGSAITDIGGVALAAVHSLARLDLSYIINLSDVTLFAVARNCRNLVKMNVAGCELITGEGIRSFSGHGSLEILVLVSCCNVSADDVEHTVLACRSLRYVGLDGALRGWMSSSVQEKLSQMCRIDWF